The sequence ACGCGCAGGACACCCGAATCGGCCAACTCCGCCACGAGAACGCCGTCGAGCTGTACCACACGACCGAGCACGACTTCGTCGGCAGCGCGACCGGTTTCTCGGACCTCCACGGGCAGGTGCCCGCGCGCTTCGCCGAGGTACTGGACGAGGTGGCGGTCGACCTCCCCCGTCCGGTCTCCGAGGACCGCTACGAGGAGGACCGACTCAGCGGCGACCTCGTCGCGTTCCTCCCGTTCGAGTCCGGCAGCACGACGCTCGTGACGCTTCTGACCGACGAGCACGCGACCGACCGCGAGGCGGCGCTCGGTCGGTTGGACGAACTCACGGCGGCGTACGTCGACGCCGACTCGCTCCGGCGGACCGCCGACGCGGAGGCGCTTCCGGTTCCCGACGACGCGCCGAACCCCGAGGCGGTGGCGGGGGACGTCCGCGTTCTCCGACTGCTCTCGGCGGAGACCGGCCTCCGCATCGCCGGCCCCGACTTCGACCCTTACTACGCCCACTCTGGAGGATACGGCTACACCTGGTTCCGCGACGACGCCGAGATTTCGCTGTTCGTCGACGAGGCATCGGAGTACGTCGGACTGGACCTCGACTCGTGGACCGACCGCAGCGTCCGGGCGTACCTGCTCACCCAACAGCGCGACGGAACGTGGCCGCATCGCGTCTGGCCCCGCGACGGCACGCTCGCGCCCGGCTGGGCGAACGGCCGCCTCGAAGCGGGCGACGGCCTCGACTATCAGGCCGACCAGACCGGCAGCGTCGTCACGTTCCTGGCGTCGGTCGTCGACGACGTGGACGCCGACCTCCGCGAGGAGCTCGTGGCGGCGCTCGACGACGCCGTCGGCGGTCTCGACGACACGCTCGCGGCCGACGGCCGACCCATCGCTTGCCAGAACGCCTGGGAGGACGCGAGCGGCAGGTTCAGCCACACCGCGGCGACGTTCCTCGAAGCGTACGCTGCCGTCGCCGACGCCGACGCCGACCTCTCCGCGGAGACGACGGCGCACGCGAAGGAGCAGGCCGACCGCATCTACGAGGCGCTCGACGACCTCTGGGTCGAAAACCGCGACATCTACGCGCTCCGCGAGTGCGAGGAAGCCGACGAGGCGGAAGGGTTCGGGGCGGGCGACCTCGACCCCCGATACGACTCGGCGACGCTGGCGCTGGCGGCCGCACACCGCCAGTACGCCCGCGTCGGCGAGGTGGACGAGAAGCGGCTCGACCGCCTCGCCTCGCACGTCGAGAACACCGTCGAGGGACTCTGGTCGGACCCCGACGAGAGCGAAGTGCGCGGCCTCGTCCGCTACGAGGGCGACGGCTGGCGACAGCGCGAACAGGGTCACGAGAAGATCTGGTCGGTCTCGACGGCGTGGGGTGCACACGCCGCCGCGTGCACCGCGGCGCTGCTCGGTGCGTACGACGATAACCGGACGGAAGCGTTCGAGGCGATGACCGAGGAGTTGCTGTCGCTCGTCCTCCCGGACGGACCGCTCTGCATGGAGACGGGCTACCTGCCCGAACAGGTGTTCGACGACGGCACGCCCGACAGCGCGACGCCGCTGGGGTGGCCCCACGCGCTCCGGCTGGCGACGGTTGCGCTGGCTGACCAACTCGGCATCGACGTAGGTGCACCTGCGGCGACGCTCGCCGACTGAACTACGGCTACGTTCGCTATCTGAACGTCGCAACTGCGTTCGCCGACCGAACGGCACGGCTACGATAGGTTCTGTTTTTGCCGAGTCGAGAAACGAAGAGAACTGGACTCCGAGTACTTCCGAAGCTACGCCGACGGGGTCGTAACCGTCTCCGTCTGCTCCCGATACGTCAGCGATTCGCCGGTGCTGTCGTCGAAGAGATGGATGTCGTTCTCGTCGAATGTGATAGCGACGGTGTCGTCGGGTTCGGGTTCGACGTCGGAGTCGACGCGGGCGATGAAGTCGGCCGCGAGGTCCAAGTAGAGGTAGTTGTCGCTGCCGATGGGTTCGACGACTTCGACGGTCGTCCGAATCCCCTCTGCGGCGTCGGCGACGTACACGTCCTCCGGGCGGATGCCGAACGAGAGTCGGTCGCCGTCGGCGACACTCGGGTAGTCGGCGGCGTCGAGGCGGTAGTCGAAGCGGCCCGACTCGTCTTCGAGACGGACGCTGTTGCCGGAGACGCTCGCGCGAACCTCGATGAAGTTCATCGACGGCGACCCGACGAACCCGCCGACGAACTTGTTGGCGGGGTTCTCGTAGACGTCCTTCGGCGCACCGACCTGCTGGAGTCTGCCGTCCTTCAGGATGACGATACGGTCACCCATCGTCATCGCCTCCTCCTGGTCGTGGGTGACGTAGATGGAGGTGGTCGCGAGGTCGTTCTGGAGGCGCTGAATCTCGGTGCGCATCGTCGTTCGGAGTTTGGCGTCCAGGTTCGAAAGCGGTTCGTCGAAGAGGAACACGTCGGGTTCGCGGACGATGGCGCGACCGAGCGCGACCCGCTGTTTCTGCCCGCCCGAGAGCTCGTTCGGGCGGTCGTCTAGCAGTTCCTCGATGCCCATCATCTCGGCCGTCTCGCGGACGCGTTCGTGTCGCTCGTCCTTCGAGAGGTCGGTGCTCATCCGGAGGCCGAACGCCATGTTCTGGCGGACGGTCTTGTGCGGGTAGAGCGCGTAGTTCTGGAACACCATCGCCACGTCGCGCTTGCGGGCGTGGACGTTCGTCACGTCCTCGTCGTCGATGGTGATTCGGCCCGAGGTCGGTCGCTCTAAGCCCGCGAGCATCCGCAGCGTCGTCGACTTCCCGCACCCCGAGGGGCCGACCACGGTGACGAACTCGCCGTCCGAAACGTCGAGGGAGACGTCGTCGACGGCGACGATCTGGCCGCTGTCGAACTCCTTTCTGAGAGCGTCGAGCGTTACAGTTCCCATTGTCTCCACGAGTGGAGAGCCGGCGGTATAGTTCTTACTCTCGAATCGGAATTTGTGACGCATAATTTCGTAGTAGATTAGGACCGGCCGGTGAGGCCGCCGCTATTTTTCCGCCGCCATGGTGGATACAATTTGGTGTTTTCCGAGTTTTCGCCCGGTTTGAAGCTTGTATAACGATTATGTTAACAGTCGCACCGCATCCGAAGATTTAAGGTTTGAACTACTTATTCCTCTCATATTCATCCATGACAATGGACCGCAGAACCATGCTGAAGAACCTCGGCGTCGCCGGCGGTATCGGCGCGCTCGCGGGTTGCGTCGGTGTACAGGAACAGGGCGAGACGGACTCCTCCGGCGGCGACGGAAACAGTTCGGGGGACGGGTCGTCTGACTCCTCGGGGTCGAGCGACTCGGGACCGTCGGGTGAGGCGACGGTCTGGTACTCGCTGCCGGAGTCCGAGAAGGACGAGCGCGAGGAGGCGATCCAGCAGTTCGAAGACCAGACGAACCACAGCGTCAGCTACTCCGACATCTCCGACATGGAGCAGAAGACGACGAGCGCCATCCCGGCCGGACAGGGGCCGCACACGTTCGAGTGGGCCCACGACTGGGTCGGCGACTACTCCGAGCGCGGGTTCATCGTCGACCAGAGCGACCAGTTGAACGTCGACCTCGGTCAGTTCACCGAGGCCGCCGCCGACGCCGCCCAGTTCGACGGCAACGTCTACGGCCTCCCGCACGACGCGGAGACGGTGACGCTCATCTACAACACCGACATCGTCGACGAAGCGCCCGAGACGGTCGCCGACATGACGTCGGTGATGGAGGAGTACCACGACCCGGCGAACAACCAGTACGGACTCGGTTACCCCTTCGCCGACCCGTACTTCCTCAGCGCGTGGCTGCAGGCGTTCGACGGCTACCTCTTCGACCCCGAGCAGGACGACCCGCTCGGCGTCGACAAGGCCGAGACCATCGAGGGTGCGCAGTTCGCCGTCGACAACTTCGTCCCCTACATGCCGAACGACCCGGTGTACGAGCCGCAGGCCTCGGCGTTCGCGGAGGGTAACGCCGCCTTCGCTATCAACGGCCCGTGGTATCTCGCGACGCTCAACGAGAAGGGCGTCAACTACGAAGTCACGACGCTTCCGACCCCCGAAGGCGGCAGCCCCACCCCGTACACGGGTATCACGATGTGGT is a genomic window of Haloprofundus halophilus containing:
- a CDS encoding glucan 1,4-alpha-glucosidase; its protein translation is MQLRDALDDYKRHEGHDTRFPGERRSTTGLFSGFGGRLVHVERDGSLRDFGYPLTGRNGIDRSRLGLRVDDEVHWFAADATVSQTYHDGTALVVTERETPAGTLTQYDLTIDDAHVTHLELDGEGESVELVAYVGLAPNAQDTRIGQLRHENAVELYHTTEHDFVGSATGFSDLHGQVPARFAEVLDEVAVDLPRPVSEDRYEEDRLSGDLVAFLPFESGSTTLVTLLTDEHATDREAALGRLDELTAAYVDADSLRRTADAEALPVPDDAPNPEAVAGDVRVLRLLSAETGLRIAGPDFDPYYAHSGGYGYTWFRDDAEISLFVDEASEYVGLDLDSWTDRSVRAYLLTQQRDGTWPHRVWPRDGTLAPGWANGRLEAGDGLDYQADQTGSVVTFLASVVDDVDADLREELVAALDDAVGGLDDTLAADGRPIACQNAWEDASGRFSHTAATFLEAYAAVADADADLSAETTAHAKEQADRIYEALDDLWVENRDIYALRECEEADEAEGFGAGDLDPRYDSATLALAAAHRQYARVGEVDEKRLDRLASHVENTVEGLWSDPDESEVRGLVRYEGDGWRQREQGHEKIWSVSTAWGAHAAACTAALLGAYDDNRTEAFEAMTEELLSLVLPDGPLCMETGYLPEQVFDDGTPDSATPLGWPHALRLATVALADQLGIDVGAPAATLAD
- a CDS encoding ABC transporter ATP-binding protein codes for the protein MGTVTLDALRKEFDSGQIVAVDDVSLDVSDGEFVTVVGPSGCGKSTTLRMLAGLERPTSGRITIDDEDVTNVHARKRDVAMVFQNYALYPHKTVRQNMAFGLRMSTDLSKDERHERVRETAEMMGIEELLDDRPNELSGGQKQRVALGRAIVREPDVFLFDEPLSNLDAKLRTTMRTEIQRLQNDLATTSIYVTHDQEEAMTMGDRIVILKDGRLQQVGAPKDVYENPANKFVGGFVGSPSMNFIEVRASVSGNSVRLEDESGRFDYRLDAADYPSVADGDRLSFGIRPEDVYVADAAEGIRTTVEVVEPIGSDNYLYLDLAADFIARVDSDVEPEPDDTVAITFDENDIHLFDDSTGESLTYREQTETVTTPSA
- a CDS encoding extracellular solute-binding protein; this translates as MTMDRRTMLKNLGVAGGIGALAGCVGVQEQGETDSSGGDGNSSGDGSSDSSGSSDSGPSGEATVWYSLPESEKDEREEAIQQFEDQTNHSVSYSDISDMEQKTTSAIPAGQGPHTFEWAHDWVGDYSERGFIVDQSDQLNVDLGQFTEAAADAAQFDGNVYGLPHDAETVTLIYNTDIVDEAPETVADMTSVMEEYHDPANNQYGLGYPFADPYFLSAWLQAFDGYLFDPEQDDPLGVDKAETIEGAQFAVDNFVPYMPNDPVYEPQASAFAEGNAAFAINGPWYLATLNEKGVNYEVTTLPTPEGGSPTPYTGITMWYFASGMEDGGDDAVAAREFIEWYVTNEELLLENAENQGSIPVLQSLVEGDELPATVQAFSEAVQQGVPMPTDPRMNQVWDPVKNALTKMFNGDAEPEPAMNQAANEIRSNWE